One Bacillota bacterium genomic window, CCATCCTAAAGCGGTAGAAGGTCGCCATTCTCTATGCGGTAGTAGATGTCGAGTTCTGGCAGTAGCTGCCGGCCGTGGTTAGCCTGTAGTCGTCCGGGGTTAAAGCTATGTAGCGGAACGAGTACTTTTGGGGCGATGGTGTCGCAGGCATACTGCAAGTGTTGCGGCAGGGCGTGGCCCGAGGTGCCCGCGTAGTGGTAAGAAAGGCCAACTCTCTCGAGTAGTTTCTTTAAGCGTGGATGCGCGGGGTCAAAGGGGCCGAGGGGCATGCCGTTAGAATGAATGTAGCAGCCGCCTATTTCCATCAGGTCGAGTAGCTCTAGGCAGTTAACATAGCTATTTTGCACAAAATATTGCTCGGGGTTGCTACGAATTAGGGCCGCTGTAACGTGGGGGAATTGTGCCAAGATATTGCTTTTCCAAGCCGGGCAAGCGCCTCCCTGGAGTAGAGCCTGGGTATTTTCACCGATGTACACGCTAAAGTCATCCCTGTGCAGTAATTCTTTGGCCATGTAAGCGGTCTCAGGCTCCAAGACAGTCTGACGATTGTTCATCTTGCCGACATCAAGCATGGTGGACAGGCGCGTGAGGTTGCGGTGATAAAGATTAAACACCGCAAGTCCGGGGGTGCTATTAATAATAGTATGCATCTTTTCTGGTAAATGGGCTTCGGTAGCGAGTGTCTCCGGCAGCGTAGAGTCGCCAAGGAGTGGCGCTGTCTCGCCTTCTTCTTGGGCTCTAAGCGTTGTTCCTTCGGAGATAAGTATATCCACGCCCAAGGTCTTGGCCTTCTCTAGCCAGGTGCGAGCTACCTCGGCACGCCCCCCATGTAGGCGAAAATCACCTGTATAGAGTATCGAACCCCCTGGTGTCTCGATGTGAAAAGAACAAGCACCAGGAATGTCATGGTCGACAGCAAGCGGCGTGATTACAAAGGGGCCATGTTTAAATGGTCGGTCATACTCACAGGGAGTGTAAGCCCTAGCCTGCGGCACGCCCTCCCCAATTTCAGAGAGCGCGTGGTACAGGCGCCAAGAATCTTGTGTAAGATATACTGGCACTTCCGGGTGCACTAAGCCCATGGCACCCATGTGGTCGAGGTGTAAGTGCGAAATTAACACAGCCGTCTGCCAGGGGCTTTCTTCCGCAGCAGGCAAAGCAGAAAATGTACCAAGAGCCGCGCGGCTATAGATACCGTCAAGGGGGGGAATCATATTAAGGCGCAAGTAGTCAGCGACTAAGGAAGAGGGGCGCGTTCTCACCTGGCCATCAAGCACCGCCTCGCCGGGGCTGTAGCTTAAGCCAAAATCAAAGACGAGACGGTGGCAGCCTGACTCAAGAGAGATGACGGTCCCGCCAATTGACTTAAGACCGGACCAAAAGCGCATGTGGGTAGGATTTTTTGTCATAGAGTATGCCTCCTAGCAGTAAATGTCCCAGACAATGGTACCGTGTCGAGGGTTGCCTCGCTGTTTCAACGGTACAGACTAGCTTATAGTACGAGCCAAAGCCTGTCAATTACAATGGCGTTTTTTTGCGGAAAATTGTGTTTTGTATGATTACCGCTTGTGATCTGTTGATTTTATAGATCCTCATGACATCTCCACATGATTTAACGCTTCTTTAACATGTGCTTGTTGTAGCCTTAATTACATGGCGGTACGATGAAGTGGTACCAATCAACTACAAGTAAGGGGGATCTTTTGTGAAGAAAATAGTCATGCTTGTGCTTGTTACGGCCTTGGCCCTGGTGGCGATTGGCTGTCAACCCCAAAAAACCACTCTAGATGTAACCGGCTCTGACACCATGGTTAACCTAGGCGCTGCTTTGGCAGAGGAGTTCATGAAGACTAATCGCAACATCGAAGTGGCCGTTTCAGGTGGCGGTTCTGGTGCAG contains:
- a CDS encoding MBL fold metallo-hydrolase, with product MTKNPTHMRFWSGLKSIGGTVISLESGCHRLVFDFGLSYSPGEAVLDGQVRTRPSSLVADYLRLNMIPPLDGIYSRAALGTFSALPAAEESPWQTAVLISHLHLDHMGAMGLVHPEVPVYLTQDSWRLYHALSEIGEGVPQARAYTPCEYDRPFKHGPFVITPLAVDHDIPGACSFHIETPGGSILYTGDFRLHGGRAEVARTWLEKAKTLGVDILISEGTTLRAQEEGETAPLLGDSTLPETLATEAHLPEKMHTIINSTPGLAVFNLYHRNLTRLSTMLDVGKMNNRQTVLEPETAYMAKELLHRDDFSVYIGENTQALLQGGACPAWKSNILAQFPHVTAALIRSNPEQYFVQNSYVNCLELLDLMEIGGCYIHSNGMPLGPFDPAHPRLKKLLERVGLSYHYAGTSGHALPQHLQYACDTIAPKVLVPLHSFNPGRLQANHGRQLLPELDIYYRIENGDLLPL